GCGGTAATGGTGGTCCTCGCCCCTCTTGTGGGCGCCGCCTTCGCAATAGGCTACGCGCCGTGCATAGCCCCCGCGCTCGGAGAACTCCTGAACTACGCCGCGATGCCTGATAACTCCAAGACGGGGTTCACGCTCCTTACGGCCTACGGCCTGGGGCTCTCCGCCGCCTTTACGGTCGTTGGCGCCGCGATCTCGCTTGTCCTGGCTGTGGTAGGGCGGGCGGGGAGAGGGAAGGCGGCGGCGGAAGAGGGGGAGGGCGTCAATATCCCCGCCCTCATCGCCTCGCTGGTGCTCATGAGCATGGGGGTGCTGCTCATGACCGGCCTCATGCTCCGCTACAAGGCATTCCTCGTGAACCTGATGTAGCCGCCTTCATGCGGCGCCTGTTGTAGATGCTCAGTAATCCTGCCCCGTACTTGATACGGGGTAGGTAACGTTTTTTGCCTGTAATCTCCCTCTCCCCCACTGGGGGAGAGGGGGTCTTTTCGGGTCTCCCACTCCCCGAGGGGACATTTGTCCGTAATCCGGCCTTTATACCCCCTCTTCCGGCCGTGGGGAAGAAAGTGGGAAAAGTGGGGAAAGTAGAAAAAATGGAAGAAGTGGAAGAAAGCGAAAATTTTACTTGACAACGGGCATTTATTTGTATAAATTAAAGGCGTATCTGTGGAACTAGCTCTTAACGTTGCGAACCGCATGGGAAAACCGGACCTGGAGACATGGAAAGAATAACTACCATAGAAAACGAAATAACGAAGCTCAAGGCCCAGGCCGACGAGACGGACTGGCACAATCAGCGGATACAGGGTACGCTTACCGATTGCGCCAACAACCTCTTCAGCCTCATAGGCGGCGAGTCCTGCCACTTCCACCTCTCCATTGCGAAGGGCGCCCCTATCGACTACGAGTTCTCCGTGAACCGCAGGCTGCACGGGAGGGCCGCAGCCCCGGGCGAGGGAGGGCTTACCAATAAGGTAATATCCTCTTTCCTCGGCAAGGACAAGGAGCATTCGACCGGATGGGTCAGGCTCACCTATAACGAGGCCAACGGCCGCAGTTTCTCGTCCTTCGATAAGAAGCGCCTGGCCGACCTGGCCTACATGATAGGCATGGTCATCCAGGAAAGCCTGGCCTCCTACCGTGAGATAGTCAAGGCAGACTGCAACCAGCTGGCCATGATAGTCTCCTTCATGAGGGTGCTGGAGGCCAAGAGCAAATGGACGCTCGGGCACAGCGCCAAGGTCGCTAACGTGGGCATCGCGCTCCTGGACGCCGCTCTCGGCAACGAGGAGTGGGTCTCCACGATCGACCAGGAAGAGATCGACAGGCTGGAGCACTGGTTCAAGTTCGGCGCGCTCCTGCACGACATAGGGAAGGTCGGGGTAAACGACAGTATCCTGGATAAGAGCGGGAAGCTCACGGCCGATGAGTTCGATAAGATGAAGATACACGCCGGTGTCGGAGGCTCCCTTCTGGACGTCCTCGGCTCCGAGTGCGCGAAGTCCATCATCCCCATAATAAAGCACCACCACGAGAACTACGACGGGAGCGGATACCCCGAGGGGCTCAAAGGCATCGATATCCCGTCCGGGGCGAGGATACTGAAGGTCTCCGACGTCTTCTGCGCGCTGACCGAAGACCGTCCCTACAGGGGCACCTTCTCTCTCTCGGTTACCATAAACGAGATAAAGAGCCACAAGGGCAAGATGTTCGACCCCATCCTTGTTGACATCTTCTCGCAGTTGCCTCTCGAGGAGTTCATAAAAGAGAACGCCCAGCATGACGCCGAAATGAAGGCGCAGTTGGAGGTGGCCGAGACGAAAGCCGGGCCGGAAGAAGAAAAGGAAGATAAGGCGAATAACGGGTAAATTCCCGGTTTTCCAGTTTTCCATCCAGGCGTTACGTGTTCTAAGGGGCGGGCCATTCAGGCCGGCCCTTTTTTTTTCCTTTTCCCCCTTTTTTTTATTGCCTCCTGCCCGTATTGCCCCCTCTCTCTCTATCCAAACCATGATTTGACCGTAATTAAGACTCCTAATTCAGACCCAAGGGGTGACAACTGTGATATTTTTGCGGGGGTGACGAAAATTGTCGATACTTTTTGCATAGTAGAAGGGGTAGGTAAAACATAGAATCCTTTAAAAACACGGAGATGCAACAGGGCCGGATTCAGGCACTTTTCTTGCAGTAATATACAGTAATGCGAAGAGATACTCCTTATAAAAACCGGCATAATAATGAGGAGTTGAAGATATACAGGGTCCAGACGGAAAGGAGGCTACCATGAACTTGGTAAAATTCTTTGTAATTGCGGCTTTGCTGGCCATGGTTACGCCGACCGTGGCTTCGGCTGAGGAGTTAGATGAAATGGGGGCTCCGGAAGGGGTTATTCTGCTTGCCTTTACGTGTCCGCCCGGGTACTCCCCCTCTCCCACGGGTGGCTGCGTACCCGACAATATGCCACCCACCAGGCCGCCTCCTCCGTGCTCTCCCTATCCGAGGTGCGCGCAGTTCCCGGTCAGCGTAGGGGACGTCATAGGCGCCGTCAAGAACATGAACTCGCGGGGTCTGATATCCAACGACGGGGTGGCAAAGGCCCTTGTCTCCAAGCTGGAGGCGGCCGAGAAGAAGGTCGATAGTGGGAAGGATTCAACGGCCGTAAGGATACTGAAGGCCGCGATAAAGCACCTCGAGGCGCAGTCGGACAAGCACGTGACGACCGAAGCCTCCAGGACGCTTGTCGGCTACATCAATGCCGTTATAAAGATCATCAAGGCTTAGGACCGGTACTTGGATCGGTCTTAACGGAAAAAAGGAAAAAAACCCGCCGACCCCCTCCTCCTCCTGGGGCGGCGGGATTTTTTTCCATTTTTCCATTTTTCCCATTCCCTATTTTCCATATTGCTGAAATGGCTTGAACAGGGCCGACGAAATCTGATAAAAGGATTGAAGAGGATTACCTGGGACTTATGCGCTTATGAAGAAGATAGCACCTTCCATATTATCGGCGGACTTCAGCCGGCTCGGCGCGGAGCTTAAGGCCGTGGAGGACGCCAGGGCCGACTACATACACGTGGACGTGATGGACGGGCACTTCGTGCCGAACATCACCATAGGCCCGGTAGTGGTCGAGTGGATACGGAATGCCACGAGGCTCCCGCTCGACGTGCACCTCATGATAGAGAACCCCGCCGAGTTCGTCCCGGCGTTCGCCAGGGCCGGGAGCGACATAATAACCGTGCACGTGGAGACGACGAAACACCTGCACAAGGTCGTCCAGTCCATAAAGGAGCACGGTATAAAGGCCGGGGTCTCTCTTAACCCCTCCACTTCGGTCCAGACCCTCGATCAGGTAATCGAAGAGGTGGACCTCGTGCTGGTGATGTCGGTAAACCCCGGGTTCGGCGGACAGGAGTTCATAAAGTCGAGCATTGCGAAGCTCAAGAAGGTCAGGCGGATGCTCGACGAGTGCGGCTCCGAGGCCGAGCTCGAGGTGGACGGCGGGATAAAGATAGGCAATATAGGGGAGGCCTCGAAGGCCGGGGCGGACGTCTTCGTGGCGGGCTCGGCCGTATTCGGCGGCGACGACTACGCAAAGACAATCGAGGCCATGAGGAGGGAGTTGGACGGGGAGTAGCGGCCCTTTTCCCGTGAGGGCGTTTTTACCCGTAGAGCGAGCTGCTAAAAAGTTGTGCCGACCCCGATGCCCAGGTGCAAGTCAGGCCAGCTTCTTCGGGTCTGCCAGAGGTGGTCCTCCACGGGAGATATTACCGGGTAGTCGTAAGTATGGTCGCCGATCTGCCTCGTCTCCGAGCCCGTTACCGTTCCGACGGCCGTTATGTCGCTTCCCGGGGTGTAGAGCGTCGGGTCCCGGAAGCCGTCGAATGCGAGGAGGAACCGCCCGAGGCTCTTCTCGGCCTGGTCCACGGGCCTTAAGTTCGTTTTAAGCGGCTTTTGCAGGACCTCCATCACGGTCTTGTCCGCGAGTGTCTCCACCTTGAGTATGGTCCCGCCGAGAAGGACCGTCTTGCCGGTGTGGCCTTCGGGCCCTGCCAGGAGTTCCTCGAACCTTACGTCCGGGTCAACGTCCTTGCGTACCTCGCTTGAGATGACCGGGGCGCAGCCCGCGAGCATGACCAGCGTCGCCAGAAAGAAGGGCAGCGCCGTCTTCCGCGTTTTAGAGTACATCGTCGTCTCCATGGGATGTATTATACACCACCTGACTACGGGTAGAGAGGTTTTTCTTTTTTATGGGCCGCGTATACCATCTTGATCTTACAAAGGCGATGCTCCGTGGGGCAAAGGTTGCGCTCCTCCCCG
This is a stretch of genomic DNA from Thermodesulfobacteriota bacterium. It encodes these proteins:
- a CDS encoding cytochrome c biogenesis protein CcdA, which gives rise to MAPGIGEALCGGFFTFFSVWQLCVMQVTPFYIAFGVGTYLLIRTGGIRGLAVMGFVAAALALGFSVTFGLLSVPALEPGGTILRNIKVLRPLAGAFIAVAATLMAFFSIAGPSGRKSAVMVVLAPLVGAAFAIGYAPCIAPALGELLNYAAMPDNSKTGFTLLTAYGLGLSAAFTVVGAAISLVLAVVGRAGRGKAAAEEGEGVNIPALIASLVLMSMGVLLMTGLMLRYKAFLVNLM
- the rpe gene encoding ribulose-phosphate 3-epimerase, producing MKKIAPSILSADFSRLGAELKAVEDARADYIHVDVMDGHFVPNITIGPVVVEWIRNATRLPLDVHLMIENPAEFVPAFARAGSDIITVHVETTKHLHKVVQSIKEHGIKAGVSLNPSTSVQTLDQVIEEVDLVLVMSVNPGFGGQEFIKSSIAKLKKVRRMLDECGSEAELEVDGGIKIGNIGEASKAGADVFVAGSAVFGGDDYAKTIEAMRRELDGE
- a CDS encoding Slp family lipoprotein codes for the protein MYSKTRKTALPFFLATLVMLAGCAPVISSEVRKDVDPDVRFEELLAGPEGHTGKTVLLGGTILKVETLADKTVMEVLQKPLKTNLRPVDQAEKSLGRFLLAFDGFRDPTLYTPGSDITAVGTVTGSETRQIGDHTYDYPVISPVEDHLWQTRRSWPDLHLGIGVGTTF
- a CDS encoding HD domain-containing phosphohydrolase; translation: MERITTIENEITKLKAQADETDWHNQRIQGTLTDCANNLFSLIGGESCHFHLSIAKGAPIDYEFSVNRRLHGRAAAPGEGGLTNKVISSFLGKDKEHSTGWVRLTYNEANGRSFSSFDKKRLADLAYMIGMVIQESLASYREIVKADCNQLAMIVSFMRVLEAKSKWTLGHSAKVANVGIALLDAALGNEEWVSTIDQEEIDRLEHWFKFGALLHDIGKVGVNDSILDKSGKLTADEFDKMKIHAGVGGSLLDVLGSECAKSIIPIIKHHHENYDGSGYPEGLKGIDIPSGARILKVSDVFCALTEDRPYRGTFSLSVTINEIKSHKGKMFDPILVDIFSQLPLEEFIKENAQHDAEMKAQLEVAETKAGPEEEKEDKANNG